Genomic window (Methyloprofundus sp.):
GCAGATTTTGTCGGTATTGTCGGTGGTTTATTGGTAGGCGTTACCATGTTGGATATTTCTTTTATGGAATATTTGGTACAAACTCAATCGGCATTGGCTTTACATGATTTTTTTGCAGGACTCTTTAAAAGTAGTGTCTTTGGAGTATTGGTTGCTATTGCAGGTTGTATGCAAGGCATGCAATGTGGTCGCAGTTCATCTTCTGTGGGTGATGCGGCGACTTCGGCCGTGGTCGCAGGTATCGTCAGTATCGTTGTGGCTGATGCGATGTTAACGGTTATTTATCAAATCATGGGTGTGTAAGCCAATGGCAGATGTGCATATTGAAGTCAGCGGTTTAACCATGGCTTATGATGACTTTATTATCCAGCAAGACCTTAATTTTAAAATCCATAAAGGTGATATCTTTATTGTCATGGGCGGTAATGGTTGTGGGAAGAGTACCTTGCTCCGGCATTTATTGGGTTTAAAAAAACCTGCTGCGGGCGATATTTATTATCAACAGCAAAATTTATGGAAGATTTCCGCTAAAGAACGTAATAAAATTATGCGTGCCAATGGCATTATGTATCAAAGTGGTGCCTTATGGAGTTCTTTGACCTTGGCCGAGAATATTGCCTTACCCTTAGAAGAGTATACTGACTTAAGTGCCGCTGAAATCAAAGGGTTGGCATATTTAAAATTGGCCTTAGTGGGTTTGGTGGGCTTTGAGGAATATTACCCCTCTGAAATTAGTGGTGGTATGAAAAAACGCGCAGGTTTGGCGCGGGCGTTATCATTAGACCCTGATATAT
Coding sequences:
- a CDS encoding phospholipid/cholesterol/gamma-HCH transport system ATP-binding protein, whose protein sequence is MADVHIEVSGLTMAYDDFIIQQDLNFKIHKGDIFIVMGGNGCGKSTLLRHLLGLKKPAAGDIYYQQQNLWKISAKERNKIMRANGIMYQSGALWSSLTLAENIALPLEEYTDLSAAEIKGLAYLKLALVGLVGFEEYYPSEISGGMKKRAGLARALSLDPDILFFDEPSAGLDPVSAKLLDDLIISIQASLGTTIVVVTHDLPSLFVIGTDAIFLDSASKTLIAQGAPNDLLKDCPNPIVQQFLSRGMS